The proteins below come from a single Caenibius sp. WL genomic window:
- a CDS encoding YggS family pyridoxal phosphate-dependent enzyme: MENAATPLADIRDRIARTAQIAGRKAQDITLIAISKTHPAAAIAPLIAQGQRVFGENRVQEAQEKWPALLARARAEHGEIALHLVGQLQSNKADDAVALFDCIHSLDRPSLVTALARAMDKAGRQVPCFVQVNIGAEEQKGGCAIADLPALLAAARAADIPLAGLMCVPPAAIEPAPFFAFLDKLAADNGLAGRSMGMSGDFETAIMLGATHVRVGSALFGARGA, from the coding sequence ATGGAAAACGCAGCCACTCCGCTCGCCGATATTCGCGACCGCATTGCCCGCACCGCGCAGATTGCGGGGCGCAAGGCGCAGGACATCACACTGATCGCGATCAGCAAGACTCATCCGGCCGCGGCCATCGCGCCGCTGATCGCTCAGGGACAGCGGGTGTTCGGTGAAAACCGGGTGCAGGAAGCGCAGGAGAAATGGCCCGCCCTGCTGGCGCGGGCGCGCGCGGAACACGGCGAGATCGCGCTGCATCTGGTCGGCCAGTTGCAATCCAACAAGGCGGACGATGCGGTGGCGTTGTTCGACTGCATCCATTCGCTCGATCGGCCTTCGCTCGTCACCGCGCTGGCCCGGGCGATGGACAAGGCCGGGCGGCAGGTGCCGTGCTTCGTGCAGGTCAATATCGGCGCGGAAGAGCAGAAGGGCGGCTGTGCGATTGCCGATCTGCCCGCTCTGCTGGCCGCAGCGCGCGCGGCGGATATCCCGCTGGCCGGCCTGATGTGCGTGCCGCCCGCCGCCATCGAACCGGCCCCGTTTTTCGCCTTCCTCGACAAGCTGGCGGCGGACAACGGATTGGCCGGACGCAGCATGGGGATGAGCGGCGATTTCGAAACCGCGATCATGCTGGGGGCCACGCATGTGCGGGTGGGCAGCGCGCTGTTCGGCGCGCGCGGGGCCTGA
- a CDS encoding [protein-PII] uridylyltransferase: MSILRIPNQRAVIDRRTLSEAIAEIVAADDGPVRPRVLAVLRETLARGREEVSRRLAAKPTNGHDCAEAQAFLIDQLVRVIHDHVVRDVYPTANRSTGERLALMAVGGYGRGEMAPHSDVDIAFLTPGKQTAWCEQVIEAILYFLWDLGLTVGHSSRSLDDMVRLAKADLTIRTAMLEGRYVWGDLPLYEEASKRFFAEVVPGTERQFVVEKLAERDARHKRLGDSRYVVEPNVKEGKGGLRDLHTLYWIGKYIHKVRTPAELVDVGLLTRHEYRAFRRAENFFWAVRCHLHTITGREEDRLTFDLQREVARRMNFADRPGKSAVERFMQFFFLQAKRVGNLTAMFLAQLDEQFTAKTPRGILAGFRARARKLKGYTVFGGKLRAPSDDWFTADPVRLIEIFAIAETEGLGIHAETMRMATRDVKLIDARVRRDPRANAFFLDVLTGRNDPETVLRWMNEAEVLGRFIPDFGRVNAQMQFDMYHHYTVDEHTIRAIGLLSRIERGELREDHPLACDMIHKVVSRRVTYVAVLLHDIAKGRGGDHSVLGAEVADRLCPRFGLSEDETELASWLVRHHLLMSATAFKRDLADPKTITDFVGQIQGLDRLRQLMLLTVVDIRAVGPGTWNSWKRQLIGDLYQLAQEQLRLGHKQFGRRERVEAKKAAVGALVEDGAELAASVGPLLGDAYWIAEPEDIIALNLRQFHAAQEADDTLSIHCEYYPARGATLVTVISPDHAGLFYRIAGGIHLAGGNIIDARIHTARNGKAVDNFLVQDPLGRPFMEEDQLARLTRSIADALANRVELVPQLAKRPSPRIRSEAFSVRPRVLFDNKASNRFTVVEVNARDRPALLNRLARALFEAQLVVHSAHIATYGERAADTFYVTDLFGHKVDRADRLRTVEEKLLAAANAVEQPADGANAGVVEIAI; encoded by the coding sequence GTGAGCATCCTGCGGATTCCCAATCAGCGCGCGGTGATCGACCGCCGCACTCTGAGCGAAGCCATCGCCGAAATCGTGGCTGCCGACGATGGCCCGGTGCGCCCTCGCGTGCTGGCCGTGCTGCGCGAAACGCTGGCCCGGGGGCGGGAGGAAGTTTCCCGGCGGCTGGCGGCCAAGCCCACCAACGGCCACGATTGCGCCGAAGCGCAGGCTTTCCTGATCGATCAACTGGTGCGGGTGATTCACGATCACGTGGTGCGCGATGTCTATCCCACCGCCAACCGCTCCACCGGTGAACGGCTGGCGCTCATGGCCGTGGGCGGATACGGGCGCGGCGAAATGGCGCCGCATTCAGATGTCGACATCGCTTTCCTCACACCGGGCAAGCAGACCGCATGGTGCGAACAGGTGATCGAGGCGATCCTCTATTTCCTGTGGGATCTGGGGCTGACAGTGGGCCATTCCAGCCGCTCGCTCGACGATATGGTGCGGCTGGCCAAAGCCGATCTCACGATCCGCACGGCCATGCTCGAAGGGCGCTATGTCTGGGGCGATCTGCCGCTCTACGAGGAAGCGAGCAAGCGCTTCTTCGCCGAAGTGGTGCCGGGCACCGAACGGCAGTTCGTCGTCGAAAAGCTGGCCGAGCGCGACGCGCGGCACAAGCGGCTGGGCGACAGCCGCTATGTCGTCGAACCCAATGTCAAGGAAGGCAAGGGGGGCCTGCGCGATCTGCACACGCTCTACTGGATCGGCAAATATATCCACAAGGTCCGCACGCCCGCCGAACTGGTCGATGTAGGGCTGCTGACGCGGCATGAATACCGCGCTTTCCGCCGGGCGGAAAACTTCTTCTGGGCGGTGCGCTGCCACCTGCACACGATCACCGGGCGCGAGGAAGACCGGCTGACTTTCGATCTCCAGCGCGAAGTCGCCCGGCGGATGAATTTCGCCGACCGGCCAGGCAAAAGCGCGGTCGAACGGTTCATGCAGTTCTTCTTCCTTCAGGCCAAGCGCGTCGGCAATCTCACCGCCATGTTCCTCGCCCAGTTGGACGAACAGTTCACCGCCAAGACCCCGCGCGGCATTCTGGCGGGCTTCCGCGCCCGCGCCCGCAAGCTAAAAGGCTACACCGTTTTCGGCGGCAAGCTGCGCGCGCCCTCGGACGACTGGTTCACAGCCGATCCGGTGCGCCTGATCGAAATCTTCGCCATCGCCGAGACGGAAGGGCTGGGAATCCACGCCGAAACCATGCGCATGGCCACGCGCGACGTGAAGTTGATCGACGCCCGGGTGCGGCGCGATCCGCGCGCCAACGCCTTCTTCCTCGACGTGCTGACCGGGCGCAACGACCCTGAAACGGTGCTGCGGTGGATGAACGAAGCCGAGGTGCTCGGCCGTTTCATTCCCGATTTCGGCCGCGTCAACGCGCAGATGCAGTTCGACATGTACCACCATTACACCGTGGACGAGCACACCATCCGCGCGATCGGGCTGCTTTCACGGATCGAGCGGGGCGAACTGCGCGAGGACCACCCGCTGGCCTGCGACATGATTCACAAGGTTGTGTCGCGCCGGGTGACCTATGTCGCCGTGCTGCTGCACGATATCGCCAAGGGCCGCGGCGGGGACCATTCGGTGCTGGGCGCCGAAGTCGCCGACCGCCTGTGCCCCCGCTTCGGCCTGAGCGAGGACGAAACCGAGCTGGCAAGCTGGCTGGTGCGCCATCACCTGCTGATGAGCGCCACCGCGTTCAAGCGCGATCTTGCCGATCCCAAGACGATCACCGATTTCGTCGGACAGATTCAGGGGCTCGACCGGTTGCGCCAGTTGATGCTGCTGACGGTGGTCGATATCCGCGCGGTCGGCCCCGGCACCTGGAACAGCTGGAAACGCCAGTTGATCGGCGATCTCTACCAGCTGGCCCAGGAACAGCTACGGCTGGGCCACAAGCAGTTCGGCCGCCGCGAACGGGTTGAAGCGAAGAAAGCCGCTGTCGGCGCGCTGGTGGAAGACGGGGCGGAACTGGCCGCAAGCGTCGGCCCGCTGCTGGGCGATGCTTACTGGATCGCGGAACCGGAAGATATCATCGCGCTGAACCTGCGGCAGTTCCACGCGGCGCAGGAAGCGGACGATACGCTTTCGATCCATTGCGAATACTACCCGGCGCGCGGGGCCACGCTCGTCACCGTCATTTCGCCCGACCATGCCGGGCTGTTCTACCGCATCGCCGGGGGCATCCACCTGGCCGGGGGCAATATCATCGACGCCCGCATCCACACCGCCCGCAACGGCAAGGCGGTGGACAATTTTCTGGTGCAGGACCCGCTCGGCCGCCCGTTCATGGAAGAAGACCAGCTTGCCCGGCTGACCAGATCGATCGCCGATGCGCTGGCCAACCGGGTGGAACTGGTGCCGCAACTGGCCAAGCGCCCTTCACCGCGCATCCGTTCCGAAGCGTTCAGCGTGCGGCCGCGGGTGCTGTTCGACAACAAGGCTTCGAACCGCTTCACCGTGGTCGAAGTCAACGCGCGCGACCGGCCCGCCCTGCTCAACCGCCTGGCCCGGGCCCTGTTCGAAGCGCAACTGGTGGTGCATTCCGCCCATATCGCCACTTATGGCGAGCGCGCCGCCGACACGTTCTACGTCACCGACCTGTTCGGCCACAAAGTCGACCGCGCAGACCGCCTGCGGACAGTGGAGGAAAAGCTGCTGGCCGCCGCCAACGCGGTGGAGCAACCGGCGGATGGCGCGAACGCCGGGGTGGTCGAAATCGCGATCTGA
- the lgt gene encoding prolipoprotein diacylglyceryl transferase gives MWEDLGLRPGIDLGFFTLRFYSLAYLAGILLGYWHLSRMIKAPGAPMAQRHVDDLFFYCTLGIIAGGRLGYATFYQPELWANPMNLLKLWEGGMSFHGGLIGVLLAMVWVSWRGGLNFLRVADYIAVNVPFGMLFGRIANFINGELWGRPSDVPWAMVFPGAGPLPRHPSQLYEAALEGALLMVILLLLFWKTRARWRPGFLVGVFTAGIGIGRFTVEFFREPDAQLSEFALRTGLSMGQWLSLPLVVLGLIVLARALTRPALGATASYKDSAEPA, from the coding sequence ATGTGGGAAGATCTCGGGCTGCGCCCCGGGATCGATCTCGGTTTCTTCACTTTGCGGTTCTACTCGCTGGCTTATCTCGCGGGTATCCTGCTGGGCTACTGGCATCTCAGCCGGATGATCAAGGCCCCCGGCGCGCCGATGGCGCAGCGCCATGTCGATGATCTGTTCTTCTACTGCACGCTGGGCATCATCGCCGGCGGACGGCTGGGCTACGCCACGTTCTACCAGCCCGAACTGTGGGCCAATCCGATGAACCTGCTCAAGCTGTGGGAAGGCGGGATGAGCTTCCACGGCGGACTGATCGGCGTCCTGCTGGCGATGGTCTGGGTTAGTTGGCGCGGCGGGCTCAATTTCCTGCGCGTGGCCGATTACATTGCGGTCAACGTGCCGTTCGGCATGCTGTTCGGGCGGATCGCCAATTTCATCAACGGCGAACTCTGGGGCCGTCCGAGCGATGTGCCCTGGGCGATGGTGTTCCCTGGCGCGGGGCCGCTGCCGCGCCACCCGTCGCAACTTTACGAAGCGGCGCTGGAAGGCGCATTGCTGATGGTGATCCTGCTGCTGCTGTTCTGGAAGACGCGCGCGCGCTGGCGGCCCGGTTTCCTCGTCGGCGTGTTCACTGCCGGGATCGGCATCGGCCGCTTCACCGTGGAATTCTTCCGCGAACCCGATGCGCAACTGTCCGAATTCGCGCTGCGCACCGGGCTGTCGATGGGGCAGTGGCTGAGCCTGCCGCTAGTCGTCCTTGGCCTGATCGTGCTTGCCCGGGCGCTGACGCGCCCGGCGCTGGGCGCCACGGCCAGCTACAAGGACAGCGCTGAACCGGCATGA
- a CDS encoding SAM-dependent methyltransferase produces MTDAQGGSLAAAFRRLIANTGPISVMHYMGEANARYYASRDPLGAAGDFVTAPEISQMFGELIGLWMADIWLRAGQPDAVHYVELGPGRGTLARDALRAAKRFGFAPQVHLVEGSPVLRAVQAGAVPGAIWHDDLSTVPANGAMLLIANEFLDALPVRQSVLTAQGWRERMVGLDEDRFVPIAGGRPMDAAIPAERRTAPEGAIIESCPGAAATLHEVAGRLTVQGGAALFIDYGYDRVQYGSTLQAVQAHRKVDPFTDPGTADLTALVDFETLAQVAASHGARWLGTVEQGAWLQAMGIDARAQALCRSAPEHADLIRSARDRLVEPAQMGRLFKVMGLASPTWPDGAGF; encoded by the coding sequence ATGACCGATGCGCAAGGCGGCTCGCTCGCGGCAGCTTTCCGGCGGTTGATCGCCAACACCGGCCCGATCAGCGTGATGCATTACATGGGCGAAGCGAACGCCCGCTATTATGCCTCGCGCGATCCGCTGGGGGCGGCGGGCGATTTCGTCACCGCACCCGAAATCAGCCAGATGTTCGGCGAACTGATCGGGCTGTGGATGGCGGATATCTGGCTGCGCGCGGGCCAGCCCGATGCGGTGCATTATGTCGAACTGGGTCCCGGGCGCGGCACGCTGGCACGCGATGCGTTGCGCGCGGCGAAGCGTTTCGGTTTCGCGCCGCAGGTGCATCTGGTCGAAGGCTCGCCCGTCCTGCGCGCGGTGCAGGCCGGGGCGGTGCCCGGCGCGATCTGGCATGACGATCTTTCCACGGTGCCCGCCAACGGCGCGATGCTGCTGATCGCCAACGAATTCCTCGATGCCTTGCCTGTGCGCCAGTCGGTGCTGACGGCCCAGGGCTGGCGCGAACGGATGGTCGGGCTGGACGAGGACCGTTTCGTGCCCATCGCCGGGGGGCGGCCGATGGATGCGGCGATCCCGGCGGAACGGCGCACCGCACCCGAAGGGGCGATTATCGAAAGCTGCCCCGGCGCGGCGGCCACATTGCACGAAGTGGCCGGACGGCTCACCGTGCAGGGCGGGGCGGCGCTGTTCATCGATTATGGCTATGACCGGGTGCAGTACGGATCGACTTTGCAGGCCGTGCAGGCGCATCGCAAAGTCGATCCGTTCACCGATCCGGGTACGGCCGATCTCACCGCGCTGGTCGATTTCGAAACTCTGGCGCAAGTGGCCGCATCACACGGCGCGCGCTGGCTGGGCACGGTGGAGCAGGGGGCATGGTTGCAGGCGATGGGGATCGATGCCCGCGCGCAGGCGCTATGCCGTTCCGCGCCCGAACACGCCGATCTGATCCGCTCGGCCCGGGACAGGCTGGTGGAACCGGCCCAGATGGGGCGCCTGTTCAAAGTCATGGGTCTGGCCAGCCCGACATGGCCTGATGGGGCGGGCTTCTGA
- a CDS encoding PaaI family thioesterase, whose amino-acid sequence MADFADTPNPASEWAGWSVSEGDPFNDHAGPFYHRTDAHGAPVCGMRVAPQHLNGGGGLHGGALATFADFSLFVFAGLTGDAAAVTISLTCDYVGPAALGDRLECRGDIVRQTRSMIFLRGTITRGDAPVMAFSGILKKLRPRNTGAA is encoded by the coding sequence GTGGCTGATTTCGCAGATACCCCGAACCCCGCCAGCGAATGGGCGGGCTGGTCCGTGTCCGAAGGCGATCCGTTCAACGATCATGCCGGGCCGTTCTATCATCGCACCGATGCGCATGGGGCTCCGGTCTGCGGGATGCGGGTCGCCCCGCAGCATCTCAACGGCGGCGGCGGGCTGCACGGCGGGGCATTGGCGACATTCGCCGATTTCAGCCTGTTCGTCTTTGCCGGGCTGACCGGCGATGCCGCCGCGGTGACCATTTCCCTGACCTGCGATTATGTCGGCCCGGCCGCACTGGGGGATCGGCTGGAATGCCGGGGGGATATCGTGCGCCAGACCCGATCGATGATTTTCCTGCGCGGCACGATCACGCGCGGGGATGCGCCTGTCATGGCCTTTTCCGGCATTCTCAAGAAGCTCCGGCCCAGGAACACCGGCGCCGCATAA
- the gyrB gene encoding DNA topoisomerase (ATP-hydrolyzing) subunit B, with amino-acid sequence MAETSENAGENPGINTNGYGAESIKVLKGLDAVRKRPGMYIGDTDDGSGLHHMVFEVSDNAIDEALAGHCDLVLIELNPDGSVSVEDNGRGIPTGIHPEEGVSAAEVIMTQLHAGGKFENTSDDNAYKVSGGLHGVGVSVVNALSEWLELTIWRDGEEHWMRFRHGDAEAPLKVVGNGPAGKKGTRVTFLASTDTFKNVTEFDFEKLEHRYRELAFLNSGVRILLRDKRGEEVKEHDLFYEGGIAAFVQYLDRNKQPLLPEPIAISSERDGIGIEVALEWNDSYYENVLCFTNNIPQRDGGTHLAAFRAALTRTLNGYAEKSGLLKKEKVNLTGDDMREGLTAIVSVKLPDPKFSSQTKDKLVSSEVRQPLESLMADRLSDWLEENPANAKAVVGKIIDAAAAREAARRARELTRRKGVMDIASLPGKLADCQERDPAKSELFLVEGDSAGGSAKQGRDRHFQAILPLKGKILNVERARFDRIIGSKEVGTLIQAMGTGIRDEFNLEKLRYHKIVIMTDADVDGAHIRTLLLTFFHRQMPDIIKAGHLFIAQPPLYKVAKGRSEVYLKDNAALDRYLVEAGLNGRVLESASGARAGAELNGLVDHAMRVRSLMGFIPRRYNPEIIEVLALAGGLDPDLTPEARQAALIRTAQHLEMSDREAKWTAMLGEDGTIRIERLWRGVVDHHAIEASFITSAEARKLARLAGEQADVYATPAYLVRGGGAEEAPEPDATAEDDGESAVPIARPVANDGAITRPSALLDAVLANGRKGLSISRYKGLGEMNAEQLWETTLDPENRVLLQVKVEDADVTDEIFTRLMGDVVEPRRDFIQENALNVANLDV; translated from the coding sequence ATGGCAGAGACATCCGAGAACGCCGGCGAAAACCCCGGCATCAACACCAACGGCTATGGCGCGGAATCGATCAAGGTCCTCAAAGGCCTCGATGCCGTGCGCAAGCGCCCCGGCATGTACATCGGCGACACCGACGATGGTTCGGGCCTGCACCACATGGTGTTCGAAGTGTCCGACAACGCGATTGACGAAGCGCTGGCCGGGCATTGCGATCTCGTTCTGATCGAACTCAATCCCGATGGGTCCGTCTCGGTCGAGGATAACGGGCGCGGCATTCCCACCGGCATCCACCCGGAAGAAGGCGTTTCCGCGGCCGAAGTGATCATGACCCAGCTCCACGCGGGCGGGAAGTTCGAGAACACGTCCGACGACAACGCCTACAAGGTCTCGGGCGGCCTGCACGGCGTGGGCGTCTCGGTGGTGAACGCGCTGTCCGAATGGCTGGAACTGACCATCTGGCGCGATGGGGAAGAACACTGGATGCGCTTCCGCCATGGCGACGCCGAAGCCCCGCTCAAAGTCGTGGGCAATGGCCCGGCGGGCAAGAAGGGCACCCGCGTCACCTTCCTTGCCAGCACCGACACGTTCAAGAACGTCACCGAATTCGATTTCGAGAAGCTGGAACATCGCTACCGCGAACTGGCGTTCCTCAACTCGGGCGTACGCATCCTCCTGCGTGACAAGCGCGGGGAGGAAGTGAAGGAACACGACCTGTTCTACGAAGGCGGGATCGCCGCTTTCGTCCAGTACCTCGACCGCAACAAGCAGCCGTTGCTACCCGAACCTATCGCGATCAGTTCTGAACGGGACGGGATCGGCATCGAAGTGGCGCTGGAATGGAACGATTCCTACTACGAAAACGTGCTGTGCTTCACCAACAACATCCCGCAGCGCGATGGCGGCACGCATCTGGCCGCGTTCCGTGCCGCGCTGACCCGCACGCTGAACGGCTATGCCGAGAAGTCCGGCCTGCTCAAGAAAGAGAAGGTCAATCTCACCGGCGATGACATGCGCGAAGGGTTGACCGCGATCGTTTCGGTCAAACTGCCCGATCCCAAATTTTCCAGCCAGACGAAAGATAAGCTGGTTTCTTCCGAAGTGCGCCAGCCGCTGGAAAGCCTGATGGCCGACCGGCTGAGCGACTGGCTGGAAGAAAATCCCGCCAATGCCAAGGCGGTGGTCGGCAAGATCATCGATGCCGCCGCCGCGCGCGAAGCGGCCCGCCGCGCCCGCGAACTGACCCGCCGCAAGGGGGTGATGGATATCGCCTCGCTCCCCGGCAAGCTGGCCGATTGCCAGGAACGCGATCCGGCCAAGTCCGAACTGTTCCTGGTCGAAGGCGATTCCGCCGGCGGCTCCGCCAAGCAGGGGCGCGACCGGCATTTCCAGGCGATCCTGCCGCTCAAGGGCAAGATTCTCAATGTCGAGCGCGCCCGGTTCGACCGGATCATCGGCTCCAAGGAGGTCGGCACGCTGATCCAGGCAATGGGCACCGGCATCCGCGACGAGTTCAATCTCGAAAAGTTGCGCTACCACAAGATCGTCATCATGACCGACGCCGACGTGGACGGCGCGCATATCCGCACGCTGCTGCTGACGTTCTTCCACCGGCAGATGCCGGATATCATCAAGGCCGGGCACCTGTTCATCGCTCAGCCGCCGCTTTACAAGGTCGCCAAAGGCCGCAGCGAAGTCTATCTGAAAGACAACGCCGCGCTCGACCGCTATCTCGTGGAAGCGGGCCTCAACGGCCGTGTGCTGGAAAGCGCCAGCGGCGCCCGGGCAGGCGCCGAACTGAACGGGCTGGTGGACCATGCAATGCGCGTGCGCAGCCTGATGGGCTTCATCCCGCGCCGCTACAATCCCGAAATCATCGAAGTGCTGGCGCTTGCCGGCGGGCTCGATCCGGATCTCACGCCCGAAGCGCGGCAGGCCGCGCTGATCCGTACGGCGCAGCATCTCGAAATGAGCGACCGCGAAGCGAAATGGACGGCGATGCTGGGCGAAGACGGCACGATCCGCATCGAACGTCTGTGGCGCGGCGTGGTCGATCACCATGCGATCGAAGCCAGCTTCATCACCAGCGCGGAAGCCCGCAAGCTGGCCCGGCTCGCCGGGGAACAGGCCGATGTCTATGCCACGCCCGCCTATCTGGTGCGCGGCGGCGGCGCCGAAGAAGCGCCCGAACCGGACGCCACGGCCGAGGATGACGGCGAAAGCGCGGTCCCCATCGCCCGGCCGGTGGCCAACGACGGCGCGATCACCCGGCCGAGCGCGCTGCTGGATGCGGTGCTTGCCAACGGCCGCAAGGGGCTGTCGATTTCCCGCTACAAGGGCCTTGGCGAAATGAACGCGGAGCAATTGTGGGAAACCACGCTTGATCCCGAAAATCGCGTGCTCCTGCAGGTCAAAGTCGAAGACGCCGACGTGACCGACGAAATCTTCACCCGCCTGATGGGCGACGTGGTCGAACCGCGCCGCGATTTCATTCAGGAAAACGCGCTCAACGTCGCCAATCTCGACGTTTGA